The following DNA comes from Thermoflexus sp..
CGCTGCGATCCTCGTGAAGCGTTTGCCGCGTGGGAGGCGCCTTCCTTGGAGAGGTGCGTCCGCCAATGTAACGTGTGCTCTGGGAGGCCGAGATGTGGATGCGGAAGCGGCGCGCAGCGGAACCACTCGGCTTCTGGAGGTTACATCCAGCGCTTCATGCTTTCACAGAAGTCCTTTCAGTCAGGATCAAATGAACAACGGGAAGAGCCCTCAACTCCAATTTTGATAGATCGATGATCTTGCTGGCCTCCTCAATCTCAATCCCTATAACACGATTGTGCTCGTCAAAGTCCAGCACAATCCCTGGGGCGATCTCCTCTGACAGTACTTACTCCTTCAATCAATTTGATATACAACATATCGGTCTCAGGGTGATATTCGAAAATCATTGTCTTCTCCCCATTAAGGCCTGAAGCGGCGGTCGAAAAAAGCGTTATGCACGGTCTCCCCATCCGGTTCTGTCACGACTCGAAGGTACTTGTCTACCTCGGCAACATACCTCCAATAACGGATACGCCCGTTGGGCTGCACTTCGGTGCGAAGATGATCTCCTCTCGGTTCAAGATTTCACCCCGCGGGGAACACACAGGATATGTGCGACCTGATAGCAGAGGAGAGCCCTCATGTCAAGTCTGTCCTTCCAGCTCCCTCATTCCCTTAGGCCCTGTGATGTGCCCCCCGTATTCATACCAGATCCGGCATGCGCCCTCGCTGCTCACCATGCAGGCACCCACGGGGGTTTCCGGCGTGCACGCTTTGCCGAAGAGCCGGCAATCGTAGGGCGTGGCGATGCCGGCCATGATGTTGCCGCAGAGGCATTCCTGGGTGAGACGGGGCGGGGCATCGCCCAGCCATTCGGAGAGCCGGATCTCGAAGCGGGCCCGAGCGTCCACCCAGGCGTATTTCCGCCGCAGGCGCAGGTTGCCGTTGGGGACATAGGCGATGCCCCGCCAGACCCCGCTCTCGGTCTCGAAGACCTCCCACAGCAGCCGCTGGGCGTTGCGGTTGCCCTCCGGCGTGACGCAGCGCGGATAGGCGTTGACCACCCGCTTCTCCCCCCGACGGATCAGCTCCACCAGCTGCACCAGGGCGCTCAGGATGTCCAGGGGTTCGAAGCCGGCCACCACCACCGGGATGCCGTGGCGTTCCACGAAGCGCTCGAAGATCTTCCACCCGGTGATGGTCGCCGCATGCCCTGCGGCCAGGAACCCCTGCACCCGGGTCTGGGGCATCTCGGCCACGATCTCCATCACCGGCGGGATGTATTTGTGGGCGGACAAGACAGAGAAGTTCTTTGGGGGGCCGGAGAGGATGACGGCGGCG
Coding sequences within:
- a CDS encoding DUF2283 domain-containing protein, with translation MLDFDEHNRVIGIEIEEASKIIDLSKLELRALPVVHLILTERTSVKA
- the hypD gene encoding hydrogenase formation protein HypD, encoding MIRARMAKPSERLEFRDPERVQAFQQALDRLCRDLPEPISVMHVCGTHEQSIARFGLRSLLPPNLRVIMGPGCPVCVTDMPEVDEAVYLAEQGVILATFGDMFRVPGTLKSLAEAKAEGADVRVIYSPWEALQIARETDREVVFFATGFETTAVATAAVILSGPPKNFSVLSAHKYIPPVMEIVAEMPQTRVQGFLAAGHAATITGWKIFERFVERHGIPVVVAGFEPLDILSALVQLVELIRRGEKRVVNAYPRCVTPEGNRNAQRLLWEVFETESGVWRGIAYVPNGNLRLRRKYAWVDARARFEIRLSEWLGDAPPRLTQECLCGNIMAGIATPYDCRLFGKACTPETPVGACMVSSEGACRIWYEYGGHITGPKGMRELEGQT